A genomic stretch from Peromyscus eremicus chromosome 6, PerEre_H2_v1, whole genome shotgun sequence includes:
- the LOC131912927 gene encoding ankyrin repeat domain-containing protein 7-like has product MLSTPRKLLCFKKEPKTPLGFCDGPSRATGSLSCFHCGTEDRYCQPYDPENEFHEAVCMGKLKVVVRLLGKKQFHVNDEDEGKRTALHFACFYGHIDLVRFLIFKDCEINALDNQMSTPLMKAVQSWETEIVSVLLDHGADPNIKDCNGEAVIHHAVYVDRPDIASSLLEFGGNIEDTTKDGLTPLLLALRERKPRMAAYLITHGANLHVSDQYLRTTLMYAVRWDCEIMVEILLKKGVDHQLKDTFGWSALYYAIMGKRKTKSA; this is encoded by the exons ATGTTGTCCACCCCGAGGAAGCTCTTATGCTTTAAGAAGGAGCCGAAAACCCCCTTGGGGTTTTGTGACGGCCCAAGCAGGGCAACGGGATCCTTGTCCTGCTTTCACTGTGGAACTGAAGACAGGTACTGCCAGCCTTATGACCCTGAAAACGAATTTCATGAGGCAGTATGCATGGGAAAGCTCAAAGTGGTGGTGCGTCTCCTCGGGAAGAAGCAATTTCATGTGAACGATGAGGATGAAGGGAAACG AACTGCGCTCCACTTTGCGTGCTTCTATGGGCATATCGATCTGGTTCGTTTTCTGATATTTAAGGACTGTGAGATAAATGCCCTTGATAATCAAATGTCCACACCACTAATGAAG GCTGTAcagagctgggagacagagatcgtgtctgtcctacttgatcatggagcAGATCCCAATATCAAAGACTGCAACGGAGAAGCAGTGatccaccatgcagtgtatgTAGACAGGCCAGATATTGCCAGCAGTCTTCTTGAATTTGGGGGAAACATTGAAGATACTACAAAG GATGGGTTGACCCCTCTGCTGCTAGCACTCCGAGAAAGGAAACCCCGCATGGCAGCATACCTAATCACACACGGTGCGAATCTTCACGTATCTGATCAATATCTAAG aaCAACACTCATGTATGCTGTTAGATGGGATTGTGAAATTATGGTTGAAATTTTACTGAAGAAAGGTGTTGATCACCAGTTAAAGGACACATTTGGATGGAGTGCTCTTTATTATGCCATTATGGGGAAACGCAAAAC gAAATCAGCCTGA